A portion of the Gadus macrocephalus chromosome 10, ASM3116895v1 genome contains these proteins:
- the LOC132465536 gene encoding zinc finger protein 862-like isoform X1, which yields MEDGTFVAFCHFLSDLFSSISNFSLQLQKNDVILPQAVSGIESLLATIEAMAASPKPDGKLSEFLAAMKKQRQQRGGEPGVGTFKYQEVTLSKGEAAKLAEGQPISQCAPRLPGAIVLTCESTVKHLKNRFSSLLEENTKDTPTAKAVKCFNVFSHDSWPDNRLELLNHGVEEVNFLLQHFSTVLDRNGCNKEKAKEEFQFMKMTINTSFKDKSYLGLWQVMTTKEPYCSDFAVGSVICSIKNYMIIDTVDLVIWKVGLITILRLLQNILHLVKIMLVLPISSAVCERGFSSVNRIKSDVRSSLHTETVEDLIRISVEGPQLEDYDARQDVKQWFSQGKRSRRPNYMSWPLE from the exons ATGGAGGATGGGACATTTGTGGCATTTTGCCACTTCCTGTCAGACCTTTTCTCTTCCATCAGCAACTTCAGCCTGCAGCTTCAGAAAAACGATGTAATCCTACCTCAG GCTGTTAGTGGCATCGAATCTCTCTTGGCTACCATAGAAGCTATGGCAGCTAGCCCCAAACCTGATGGTAAGCTGTCTGAGTTCCTTGCAGCCATGAAGAAGCAGCgccaacagagaggaggagaacctggggTTGGGACGTTCAAGTATCAG GAAGTCACGCTTTCTAAAGGTGAAGCTGCAAAGCTGGCAGAAGGTCAACCAATCAGCCAGTGTGCTCCCAGACTGCCAGGAGCCATTGTGCTGACCTGTGAGTCCACAGTGAAACACCTGAAGAATAGATTTAGCAGCCTACTTG AAGAGAACACAAAGGATACACCAACAGCCAAGGCAGTGAAGTGTTTCAATGTTTTCAGCCATGACTCTTGGCCAGATAATAGGCTGGAGCTCCTGAACCATGGTGTGGAAGAGGTGAACTTTCTCCTACAACACTTCTCCACTGTCCTGGACAG GAATGGCTGCAATAAAGAAAAGGCCAAAGAGGAGTTCCAATTCATGAAAATGACGATAAACACGTCATTCAAGGACAAAAGCTATCTTGGACTGTGGCAAGTCATGACGACAAAAGAGCCCTACTGCTCAGACTTTGCGGTAGGCTCTGTTATCTGTAGTATCAAAAATTACATGATCATTGACACTGTTGACTTGGTGATTTGGAAAGTTGGTTTGATCACCATACTTCGTCTTTTGCAGAATATCCTACACCTGGTCAAAATCATGCTGGTGCTCCCAATCTCTTCAGCAGTCTGTGAAAGAGGCTTCTCGTCAGTAAACAGAATCAAGTCAGATGTTAGATCAAGCCTGCATACTGAAACTGTTGAGGACCTAATCCGTATTAGTGTTGAGGGGCCACAACTGGAGGACTATGATGCCAGGCAGGATGTTAAGCAGTGGTTCTCCCAGGgtaagaggagcaggaggcctaACTATATGAGCTGGCCCCTAGAATGA
- the LOC132465536 gene encoding zinc finger protein 862-like isoform X2: MEDGTFVAFCHFLSDLFSSISNFSLQLQKNDVILPQAVSGIESLLATIEAMAASPKPDGKLSEFLAAMKKQRQQRGGEPGVGTFKYQEVTLSKGEAAKLAEGQPISQCAPRLPGAIVLTCESTVKHLKNRFSSLLEENTKDTPTAKAVKCFNVFSHDSWPDNRLELLNHGVEEVNFLLQHFSTVLDRNGCNKEKAKEEFQFMKMTINTSFKDKSYLGLWQVMTTKEPYCSDFANILHLVKIMLVLPISSAVCERGFSSVNRIKSDVRSSLHTETVEDLIRISVEGPQLEDYDARQDVKQWFSQGKRSRRPNYMSWPLE; the protein is encoded by the exons ATGGAGGATGGGACATTTGTGGCATTTTGCCACTTCCTGTCAGACCTTTTCTCTTCCATCAGCAACTTCAGCCTGCAGCTTCAGAAAAACGATGTAATCCTACCTCAG GCTGTTAGTGGCATCGAATCTCTCTTGGCTACCATAGAAGCTATGGCAGCTAGCCCCAAACCTGATGGTAAGCTGTCTGAGTTCCTTGCAGCCATGAAGAAGCAGCgccaacagagaggaggagaacctggggTTGGGACGTTCAAGTATCAG GAAGTCACGCTTTCTAAAGGTGAAGCTGCAAAGCTGGCAGAAGGTCAACCAATCAGCCAGTGTGCTCCCAGACTGCCAGGAGCCATTGTGCTGACCTGTGAGTCCACAGTGAAACACCTGAAGAATAGATTTAGCAGCCTACTTG AAGAGAACACAAAGGATACACCAACAGCCAAGGCAGTGAAGTGTTTCAATGTTTTCAGCCATGACTCTTGGCCAGATAATAGGCTGGAGCTCCTGAACCATGGTGTGGAAGAGGTGAACTTTCTCCTACAACACTTCTCCACTGTCCTGGACAG GAATGGCTGCAATAAAGAAAAGGCCAAAGAGGAGTTCCAATTCATGAAAATGACGATAAACACGTCATTCAAGGACAAAAGCTATCTTGGACTGTGGCAAGTCATGACGACAAAAGAGCCCTACTGCTCAGACTTTGCG AATATCCTACACCTGGTCAAAATCATGCTGGTGCTCCCAATCTCTTCAGCAGTCTGTGAAAGAGGCTTCTCGTCAGTAAACAGAATCAAGTCAGATGTTAGATCAAGCCTGCATACTGAAACTGTTGAGGACCTAATCCGTATTAGTGTTGAGGGGCCACAACTGGAGGACTATGATGCCAGGCAGGATGTTAAGCAGTGGTTCTCCCAGGgtaagaggagcaggaggcctaACTATATGAGCTGGCCCCTAGAATGA